CACCGGCCGCATGCGCTTGCAGCGTCGCATCTCGTCCACCTTCAAGGACGTGCCTGGCGGGCAGATCCTGGGGCCGACCTACGACTACACCCAACGCCTGCTGGACTTTTCGCTACAAGCGCAGCGCGAGGCCGACGCCTTGCCGCCGGGCGGCGAGGCGCTGGACAGCGCCATGCCGCGCGTTACCGACCTGCTGGCGCATGACGACCTGATCGACGCGGAAGCCGTGCCCGAAGGCGATCCCGAACCTTTCGACCTGACCCGGCAGCCGCTGGATTTTCCGGCCTCGCGCGCGGCCCGCCTGCAGAACCTGGCGCGCGCAGACGAAGGCTTTCTGTTGTCCATGGGCTATTCGACCCAGCGCGGCTATGGCAACACCCACCCCTTCGCCGCCGAGATCCGCTACGGCGCGCTGGAGGTGGAAATGCATATCGAGGAACTGGGATTCGCCGTCACCGTGGGCGAAATCGAGATCACCGAATGCCAGATGGTCAGCCAGTTCGCCGGCAGCGCCGAGGAAGGCCCGAAGTTCACCCGGGGCTACGGCCTGACCTTCGGCTATGGCGAACGCAAGTCCATGTCGATGGCGCTGGTGGACCGCGCGCTGAAGGCGCGCGACCTGGGCGAACGCGCGGATTCCCCGGCCAACGACCACGAGTTCGTGCTCTATCACAGCGACAACGTCGAAGCCTCCGGTTTCGTGCAGCATTTGAAGCTGCCGCACTACGTGGACTTCCAGGCCAACCTGGAACTGTTGCGGCGCATGCGCGCCGAACGCGCCGCGCCAGAGGCCGCGCGCAACGATCTGATGGACGAGGCGGTTTCCCCATGACGACGCAATACGCAACGGTCGAACGCGACGACCACTACAACTTCGCCTATCTGGACGAATCCACCAAGCGCATGCTGCGCCGCGCCTTGCTCAAGGCCGTCGCCATCCCCGGCTACCAGGTGCCTTTCGGCAGCCGCGAAATGCCGCTGCCCTATGGCTGGGGCACCGGCGGCATCCAGGTGACGGCGTCCATCATCGGCGCGAACGACGTGCTCAAGGTGATCGACCAGGGTTCGGACGACACCACCAACGCGATCAACATCCGCCGCTTCTTCGGCCGTGTCACGGGCGTGGCGACGACGGAGTCCACTTCCGCTGCCACCATCGTCCAGACCCGCCACCGCATCCCCGAGACGCCGCTGGCGGAGGGGCAGATCATGGTGTTCCAGGTGCCCATTCCTGAACCGCTGCGCTGGCTGGAGCCTTCCGAAACCGAGACGCGCACCATGCACGCGCTGGCCGAATACGGCGGCATGCACGTCAAGCTGTACGAGGACATCGCGCAGCACGGCCACATCGCCACCACCTATGACTATCCGGTCATCGTGAACGGACGCTACATGATGCGGCCTTCGCCCATCCCCAAGTTCGACAACCCCAAGCTGGACCGCAGCCCCGCGCTGATGCTGTTCGGCGCGGGCCGCGAAAAGCGCGTCTACGCGGTGCCGCCGTACACGCAGGTGAAGAGCCTGGACTTCGAGGACCATCCGTTCCGGGTGGAGACCTGGAACGAGTGCTGCGACCTGTGCGGATCGCGCGAGAGCTATCTGGATGAAATCATCCTGGACGACGCCGGCACGCGCCGCTTCGTCTGCTCCGACACCGAGTACTGCAACGACCGCCAGGCGCAGCAGCAAGCCAACCAGGAGACCGCGGCATGAACCTCCAACCCTTGCTTTCGGTGCGCAACATGACGCGCACCTGGGACGGCGTGCACGGCTGCCGCAATGTCAACTTCGATCTGTATCCGGGCGAAGTGCTGTGCGTGGTCGGCGAGTCCGGCTCCGGCAAGAGCACGCTGCTGTCGGCCGTGTCGTACCAGACCCGGCCGGACGCGGGCAGCGTCTGGTACGACACCCGCGACCAGGGCTTTACCGATTTGGCCGCGCTGCCCGGGGCGCGCCTGCGCCTGCTGTCGCGCACCGATTGGGGCTTCGTGCGGCAGAACGCCAGGGATGGCTTGCGCATGCAGGTCAGCGCGGGCGCCAACATCGCCGAGCGGCTGATGGCGGTGGGTGACAGGCACTATGGCGACCTGCGCCAGGCCGCCGGCAATTGGCTGCAAAAGATGGAAATCGATGCGGGCCGGCTGGACGACAGGCCCACCTCGTTCTCGGGAGGCATGCAGC
The sequence above is drawn from the Achromobacter xylosoxidans genome and encodes:
- a CDS encoding carbon-phosphorus lyase complex subunit PhnI, with the protein product MYVAVKGGERAILNSYRMLDDYRRGDREVPELSLDQIREQMPLAVSRVMAEGSLYDPQLAALAIKQAAGDLIEAVFLLRAYRTTLSRFGYTQPIDTGRMRLQRRISSTFKDVPGGQILGPTYDYTQRLLDFSLQAQREADALPPGGEALDSAMPRVTDLLAHDDLIDAEAVPEGDPEPFDLTRQPLDFPASRAARLQNLARADEGFLLSMGYSTQRGYGNTHPFAAEIRYGALEVEMHIEELGFAVTVGEIEITECQMVSQFAGSAEEGPKFTRGYGLTFGYGERKSMSMALVDRALKARDLGERADSPANDHEFVLYHSDNVEASGFVQHLKLPHYVDFQANLELLRRMRAERAAPEAARNDLMDEAVSP
- a CDS encoding alpha-D-ribose 1-methylphosphonate 5-phosphate C-P-lyase PhnJ: MTTQYATVERDDHYNFAYLDESTKRMLRRALLKAVAIPGYQVPFGSREMPLPYGWGTGGIQVTASIIGANDVLKVIDQGSDDTTNAINIRRFFGRVTGVATTESTSAATIVQTRHRIPETPLAEGQIMVFQVPIPEPLRWLEPSETETRTMHALAEYGGMHVKLYEDIAQHGHIATTYDYPVIVNGRYMMRPSPIPKFDNPKLDRSPALMLFGAGREKRVYAVPPYTQVKSLDFEDHPFRVETWNECCDLCGSRESYLDEIILDDAGTRRFVCSDTEYCNDRQAQQQANQETAA
- the phnK gene encoding phosphonate C-P lyase system protein PhnK, which codes for MNLQPLLSVRNMTRTWDGVHGCRNVNFDLYPGEVLCVVGESGSGKSTLLSAVSYQTRPDAGSVWYDTRDQGFTDLAALPGARLRLLSRTDWGFVRQNARDGLRMQVSAGANIAERLMAVGDRHYGDLRQAAGNWLQKMEIDAGRLDDRPTSFSGGMQQRLQIARNLVTHPRLVFMDEPTASLDVSVQARLLDLLRQLVADLGLAAIVVTHDLAVARLLAHRTLVMRGGEVVESGLTDQILDDPQHPYTQLLVSSILQS